The following proteins come from a genomic window of Sorghum bicolor cultivar BTx623 chromosome 3, Sorghum_bicolor_NCBIv3, whole genome shotgun sequence:
- the LOC8074949 gene encoding protein FAR1-RELATED SEQUENCE 8 — MDLNKLPPDLDEDFLDAFDFDYMTSNPTLCTQVSTNLEVPQPNDEHVNQQSLPSISKDGQAGLAERDPAVSEEVLPTICEIRLSFEHARIEDRNEDSTTNPIVAEVVEEEEEVWSTPEMPHNGMSFATLDEAKEYYNSYAKGTGFSIRTNMSRQSAITREKQKVQFVCNKEGFGRKRRVAAQLVDAITCYSNNDEVEEEDTAQEEEDEQVEKRKKLDGCKKRKREKMVYTTARRGW, encoded by the coding sequence ATGGATCTTAACAAGCTACCACCAGATTTGGATGAAGATTTCTTGGATGCATTTGATTTTGATTATATGACCAGCAACCCTACCTTGTGCACTCAAGTGTCCACAAatcttgaagttcctcaaccTAACGATGAGCATGTGAACCAGCAGAGTTTGCCTAGTATTTCTAAAGATGGTCAAGCTGGATTAGCAGAGAGAGATCCTGCAGTTTCAGAAGAGGTTCTTCCTACCATTTGTGAGATCAGATTGTCATTTGAACATGCAAGAATAGAGGACAGGAATGAAGATTCTACTACTAATCCCATAGTTGCTGAAGTAGtagaagaggaggaagaggtgTGGTCTACACCTGAAATGCCACACAATGGGATGTCTTTTGCAACCTTGGACGAAGCAAAGGAGTACTACAACTCGTATGCAAAGGGAACTGGCTTCTCGATTAGAACAAACATGTCACGTCAGTCCGCAATcacaagagaaaaacaaaaggtGCAGTTTGTGTGCAACAAAGAAGGCTTTGGCAGGAAAAGGAGAGTTGCTGCTCAGCTTGTTGATGCAATCACTTGCTACTCTAACAATGATGAAGTCGAAGAAGAGGATACTGCACaagaagaagaggatgagcAAGTAGAGAAGAGGAAGAAGCTTGATGGATGTAAGAAAAGGAAGAGGGAGAAAATGGTATATACAACTGCAAGGCGAGGATGGTAG